The Sorangiineae bacterium MSr11367 genome window below encodes:
- a CDS encoding TerB family tellurite resistance protein, whose translation MHEEDLAIIKALVPVAWADDVFAEKEEATLEALLVAFNATDEERTQVLEYAKEKKTLDDIELQELSADDRRILLQHAVLLSYVDGEQGEAERDFLVKLVEKLKIPSDEAQGLIDFASERAKKLLGQL comes from the coding sequence ATGCACGAGGAAGATCTGGCCATCATCAAAGCACTGGTTCCGGTGGCGTGGGCGGACGACGTATTCGCCGAGAAAGAAGAAGCAACACTGGAAGCACTGCTGGTCGCCTTCAACGCGACGGACGAAGAACGAACGCAGGTTCTCGAATACGCCAAAGAAAAGAAGACCCTCGACGATATCGAGCTTCAAGAGCTATCGGCGGACGACCGACGGATCCTCCTGCAACATGCGGTTTTGCTGTCTTATGTCGACGGCGAACAAGGCGAAGCCGAACGCGACTTCCTCGTCAAATTGGTGGAAAAACTGAAAATTCCGTCGGACGAGGCCCAAGGCCTCATCGATTTCGCTTCCGAGCGCGCCAAAAAGCTATTGGGGCAGCTTTAG
- a CDS encoding 3-dehydroquinate dehydratase, protein MPREKRATGSTFRILTISGPNLQLLGTREPEIYGTETLADIHARLDTRARELGCTFVGRQTNHEGEIVTWIGEAPGHFDGILLNPGAYTHTSIAIYDALRATGIPCVEVHLSNPDARESFRRRSRVAPACLGRVAGFGGESYLLALAGLVSSLKIWSNDGGRSK, encoded by the coding sequence ATGCCACGCGAGAAACGCGCCACGGGCAGCACCTTCCGCATTCTGACCATCTCGGGGCCCAATCTCCAATTGCTCGGCACGCGCGAGCCGGAGATCTATGGGACGGAAACGCTTGCGGACATCCATGCGCGCCTCGACACCCGAGCACGTGAGCTCGGGTGCACCTTCGTCGGGCGGCAGACGAACCACGAGGGCGAGATCGTCACGTGGATCGGGGAAGCGCCCGGCCATTTCGACGGCATCCTGCTCAACCCGGGCGCCTACACGCACACGTCGATCGCCATTTACGACGCGCTGCGCGCAACGGGCATCCCGTGTGTCGAGGTTCATCTTTCGAACCCTGACGCGCGTGAAAGCTTTCGCAGGCGTTCGCGTGTCGCACCGGCTTGCCTCGGCCGAGTGGCCGGGTTCGGAGGGGAAAGCTACCTGCTGGCGCTCGCGGGCCTGGTCTCTTCCTTGAAAATATGGTCCAACGACGGCGGGAGGTCCAAGTGA
- the map gene encoding type I methionyl aminopeptidase, which translates to MAAETLVLVGEKLRAGMTTEEINTIVHEDTIRRGATPAPLNYKGFPKSVCTSLNDVVCHGIPGSEVLKDGDIINVDVTTLYKGFHGDTSATFYIGTPSPEARLVVESARRGLELGIAEVRDGARLGDIGYAIQSYVEAQGCSVVRDFVGHGIGRRFHEPPQVKHFGKRGDGQRLKAGMIFTVEPMVNLGRYEVEIDADDKWTVRTVDGELSAQFEHTVLVTHDGYEILTQRQKPLRLSENLSAVLVV; encoded by the coding sequence ATGGCGGCAGAGACACTGGTTCTCGTGGGCGAGAAGCTTCGCGCCGGGATGACGACGGAAGAGATCAACACCATCGTCCACGAGGACACGATCCGCCGCGGAGCCACCCCCGCGCCGCTCAACTACAAGGGCTTTCCCAAGAGCGTCTGCACGTCGCTCAACGACGTGGTGTGCCACGGCATACCCGGGAGCGAGGTCCTGAAGGACGGCGACATCATCAACGTCGACGTCACGACGCTCTACAAAGGCTTTCACGGCGACACGTCGGCCACGTTTTACATCGGCACGCCGAGCCCCGAAGCGCGCTTGGTCGTCGAATCGGCGCGGCGCGGGCTCGAGCTGGGCATCGCCGAAGTACGCGATGGCGCCCGCCTGGGAGACATCGGCTACGCGATCCAGAGCTACGTCGAGGCGCAGGGCTGCAGCGTCGTGCGCGACTTCGTGGGCCATGGAATCGGCCGACGCTTTCACGAACCGCCGCAGGTGAAGCACTTCGGCAAGCGCGGGGATGGCCAGCGGCTCAAGGCCGGCATGATCTTCACCGTCGAGCCGATGGTGAATCTGGGCCGCTACGAGGTGGAGATCGACGCCGACGACAAGTGGACCGTCCGCACCGTGGACGGCGAGCTCTCGGCCCAGTTCGAGCACACCGTCCTTGTCACCCACGACGGCTACGAGATCCTCACGCAGCGACAGAAGCCGCTGCGCTTGTCGGAGAACCTCTCGGCCGTCTTGGTGGTGTGA
- the accB gene encoding acetyl-CoA carboxylase biotin carboxyl carrier protein: MTVDIDKLRELLDVLTQKDIAEFEHEDEKVRLRIVRGHVVSPAAYAAVAAPHAAPATLASANIAPGRAAEAPAEAGGDTVDITSPFVGTFYRAPSPEAPAFVEKGSVIRPGQTLCIVEAMKLMNEIEADCSGTVVEIFVQSGKAVEFGQKLFRIQKA; this comes from the coding sequence GTGACTGTGGATATCGATAAGCTGCGCGAGCTGCTCGACGTACTGACCCAAAAAGACATCGCCGAGTTCGAGCACGAGGACGAAAAGGTCCGCCTGCGCATCGTGCGTGGTCACGTGGTGTCGCCTGCAGCCTACGCTGCCGTGGCTGCACCGCATGCCGCGCCCGCAACGCTCGCCTCGGCCAACATTGCACCTGGTCGCGCGGCGGAAGCACCGGCCGAGGCCGGGGGCGACACCGTCGACATCACGAGCCCCTTCGTCGGCACGTTCTACCGTGCCCCGAGCCCGGAGGCGCCGGCCTTCGTCGAAAAAGGCTCCGTCATCCGCCCCGGACAGACCCTCTGCATCGTCGAAGCGATGAAGCTCATGAACGAGATCGAAGCCGACTGCTCCGGCACCGTCGTCGAGATCTTCGTGCAGAGCGGCAAGGCGGTCGAGTTCGGACAGAAGCTTTTCCGCATTCAAAAGGCCTGA
- a CDS encoding Fic family protein — MEERTQLLEERLQKADADFQLAYRENLDMSWIYHDSALEGVVYTFQELKTAIDPNAAITADSGMQPVCEEIRRHREALHFIRDYAVRRRLPITVDVVKKIYVTLHPEEGDVKTVRYRKDIPQHRLYFHEYAPPDKINYKVRQVIDWVNDPETRRTRTGVRVAARAHYDLLRVFPFQLDSGKVARLFMNLLLLRSGYPPSIVHSTERQRYYEALKGSSQVMTSIVQEAIENNLASVEKLLDGYESRNVRPTG, encoded by the coding sequence GTGGAAGAACGCACCCAACTGCTTGAAGAACGGCTGCAGAAGGCGGATGCGGACTTCCAACTGGCTTATCGGGAAAACCTCGACATGTCGTGGATCTACCACGACAGTGCGCTGGAAGGGGTGGTCTACACCTTCCAAGAGCTGAAGACGGCCATCGACCCGAACGCCGCGATCACGGCCGACTCGGGAATGCAGCCGGTCTGCGAGGAGATTCGCCGGCATCGCGAGGCGCTGCACTTCATTCGCGATTATGCGGTTCGCCGCCGTCTGCCCATCACGGTCGACGTCGTGAAGAAAATCTACGTCACCCTCCATCCCGAGGAAGGGGACGTAAAAACGGTGCGTTACCGGAAGGACATTCCGCAGCACCGTCTCTATTTCCACGAGTATGCGCCGCCCGATAAAATCAATTACAAGGTGCGGCAAGTCATCGATTGGGTGAACGACCCGGAAACGCGGCGCACCCGAACGGGCGTGCGCGTGGCCGCTCGCGCACATTACGATCTTTTGCGCGTCTTTCCCTTCCAGCTCGACAGCGGCAAGGTGGCGCGCCTGTTCATGAACTTGCTCCTTCTGCGGAGCGGGTATCCGCCTTCCATCGTCCACTCGACCGAACGCCAGCGGTATTACGAGGCGCTCAAAGGCTCGAGCCAGGTGATGACCTCCATCGTCCAAGAAGCCATCGAGAACAACCTCGCTTCCGTCGAGAAACTGCTCGACGGTTACGAGAGTCGGAACGTTCGTCCGACAGGCTGA
- a CDS encoding ATP-binding protein, with protein sequence MTSGMSKARLTRQELGWLLTQEAAGAAERLRMGVQVLNASGAAADVEPASLDATLNALDDAMKMLSSLHSRPSAVRGRRGRIDLAALIWEVAPEARVSIEPGSGTEVFGDEAEIRRMLHVLVGQGTGGGAAITIRREEDEVRVGVVLGPDSSVTADTERAWMSRMAVRYGGRYELEGGAEVLSLPADGVSERNEREALRKELDEARKQGEAYARELAQVYTQDAAAGGMPSTVPPPHPSQPAAERLAALSRFSAGVAAELRSILSPAARQLPARSGRSSQPQLGQVVGQSSPSNIALAENPEERWEVVRRALVRAQDFVGGLAHLGELDSEEAHTEVDLVETARSVVSALSGRADRSGVLLQVATRLEGISPASHERDARDPKESERAPVSERSRGEELPVRTAPRALSVLLRELVGQAIASSPRGASVIISITNDETDGARITVEDAGAPLPASARRSFVGLDIEPGTHGRATSVPLYVANEIAGWLGVSLELADAEAGGVRIIVTFPKATLAR encoded by the coding sequence ATGACGAGCGGAATGTCGAAAGCGCGGCTGACACGTCAGGAGCTAGGCTGGCTGCTCACCCAAGAAGCCGCCGGTGCGGCGGAACGGTTGCGCATGGGGGTGCAGGTCCTCAATGCCTCCGGGGCCGCGGCCGACGTCGAGCCGGCCTCGCTCGACGCCACGCTGAATGCGCTCGATGACGCGATGAAGATGCTTTCGTCGCTGCATTCGCGGCCTTCGGCGGTGCGCGGGCGGCGCGGTCGCATCGACCTCGCGGCGCTCATCTGGGAGGTGGCCCCCGAGGCGCGCGTCTCCATCGAGCCGGGTAGCGGGACCGAGGTGTTCGGCGACGAGGCGGAAATCCGCCGCATGCTCCACGTGTTGGTCGGGCAGGGGACGGGCGGCGGCGCCGCCATCACCATCCGGCGCGAAGAGGACGAAGTGCGCGTGGGCGTCGTTCTCGGTCCGGACAGCTCGGTCACCGCCGACACGGAGCGCGCCTGGATGAGCCGCATGGCCGTGCGCTACGGCGGGCGCTACGAGCTCGAGGGCGGGGCCGAAGTGCTGAGCCTCCCTGCCGACGGCGTCTCCGAGCGCAACGAGCGCGAGGCGTTGCGCAAAGAGCTCGACGAGGCGCGCAAGCAGGGCGAAGCCTACGCGCGCGAGCTCGCGCAGGTGTACACGCAGGACGCGGCGGCCGGGGGCATGCCCTCCACCGTTCCTCCGCCGCACCCCTCGCAGCCTGCGGCCGAGCGCCTCGCGGCCCTGAGCCGTTTTTCGGCGGGCGTTGCGGCCGAGCTCCGATCCATCTTGTCCCCGGCAGCGCGCCAGCTTCCGGCGCGCTCCGGGCGCTCTTCTCAGCCGCAGCTTGGTCAAGTGGTCGGGCAGTCGAGCCCGTCGAACATTGCCCTGGCCGAGAATCCGGAGGAGCGCTGGGAGGTGGTGCGACGCGCCTTGGTGCGTGCGCAGGATTTCGTCGGCGGGCTCGCACACCTCGGCGAATTGGACAGCGAAGAGGCGCACACGGAGGTCGACCTGGTGGAGACCGCGCGCTCCGTCGTCTCGGCCCTTTCGGGTCGCGCAGATCGCTCGGGTGTCTTGCTCCAAGTGGCCACGCGCCTCGAGGGCATCTCGCCGGCGTCACACGAGCGCGATGCGCGCGATCCAAAGGAAAGCGAGCGCGCACCCGTTTCCGAGCGCAGTCGCGGAGAAGAGCTCCCGGTGCGCACGGCCCCCCGTGCACTATCCGTGCTGCTTCGCGAGCTCGTGGGCCAAGCCATCGCCTCGTCACCGCGCGGTGCCAGTGTGATCATCTCCATCACCAACGACGAAACCGACGGCGCGCGCATCACCGTGGAGGACGCCGGCGCCCCGCTTCCTGCCTCGGCGCGTCGCTCCTTCGTAGGGCTCGACATCGAACCGGGCACACACGGTCGCGCGACCAGCGTGCCGCTTTACGTGGCCAACGAGATAGCCGGTTGGTTGGGCGTCTCCCTGGAGCTCGCCGATGCCGAAGCCGGCGGCGTGCGCATCATCGTCACGTTTCCGAAAGCAACGCTAGCGCGCTGA
- the recN gene encoding DNA repair protein RecN, translating to MLVQLQVRNLVLIENLVLELRGGFNVLTGETGAGKSMIIDALSLVLGGRARADLIRAGAREAEVEALFEIPAGSRVLAKLEAAGIPFDGSTGAGVALVVRRLLQSEGGENLRTRAYVNGRLCTAAQLAELAPDLCDIASQHESVSLTDPATHVEYLDAFGKLDAVRDALAEEVDALATVVKELEAVRESERGRAEREDFLAFQLRELDELSPEAGEETLLDHERARLRHAERLTQATATTAERLYEGEGAICDELGRLAADVDGAASLDGSLAPLARQIESARSELADAARALARYAEGVEVNPQRLSEVEERLFRLQKLLRKHGPTTTELLVHRDTLRRELDGLEGSSARAAELESVRDARLNKASSRARTLSQRRRQAAEKLADAVGRELAQLGMGRARVVVEVAPIATGSAEASLQIDGARLTRSGIDRVEFLIAPNKGEEPKPMRRIASGGELSRALLAIKRVLAEKGPAGLYVFDEVDAGVGGAIAEVIGRSIADVARHRQVLCITHLPQIAALADGHHVVGKSEVKGRTLTTVRPLTEKERVEEVARMIGGVKVGEAARRAAEEMLNTRK from the coding sequence ATGTTGGTTCAACTCCAGGTTCGAAACCTCGTTCTTATCGAAAATCTCGTGCTAGAGCTTCGCGGCGGTTTCAACGTCCTGACCGGTGAGACGGGCGCCGGTAAGTCGATGATCATCGACGCTTTGTCCCTAGTTTTGGGGGGTCGGGCACGAGCCGATCTCATCCGTGCAGGCGCCCGAGAGGCCGAAGTCGAGGCACTCTTCGAGATTCCTGCAGGATCCCGAGTGCTTGCGAAGCTGGAAGCCGCCGGGATCCCCTTCGATGGTAGCACGGGTGCGGGCGTCGCCCTGGTGGTCCGGCGGCTTCTGCAGTCCGAGGGCGGCGAAAACCTCCGGACCCGCGCCTATGTGAATGGCCGTCTCTGTACAGCAGCTCAGCTGGCCGAGTTGGCACCGGACCTTTGCGACATCGCCTCGCAGCACGAGAGCGTGAGCCTGACGGACCCGGCCACCCACGTGGAGTACCTGGACGCGTTTGGCAAGCTCGACGCTGTCCGGGATGCGCTCGCGGAAGAGGTGGATGCGCTCGCCACGGTGGTGAAGGAGCTCGAGGCGGTGCGGGAGTCGGAGCGCGGGCGCGCGGAGCGGGAGGACTTCCTCGCGTTCCAATTGCGCGAGCTCGATGAGCTTTCACCCGAAGCCGGCGAGGAGACCCTGCTCGATCACGAGCGTGCGCGCCTTCGCCATGCCGAGCGCCTCACGCAGGCGACGGCCACCACGGCCGAGCGCCTTTACGAAGGGGAGGGCGCCATCTGCGACGAGCTCGGGCGCCTGGCGGCGGACGTCGACGGTGCCGCGTCGCTCGATGGCTCGCTGGCACCGCTGGCCCGCCAGATCGAGTCGGCGCGCTCGGAGCTGGCCGATGCGGCCCGCGCGCTCGCGCGCTACGCCGAGGGCGTCGAGGTCAATCCGCAGCGCCTGTCGGAGGTGGAGGAGCGGCTCTTTCGGCTGCAAAAGCTTCTGCGAAAGCACGGCCCCACGACGACGGAGCTTCTGGTCCACCGAGACACCTTGCGCCGTGAGCTCGATGGGCTCGAAGGCTCCAGTGCACGCGCGGCGGAGCTCGAGTCGGTTCGCGATGCACGTCTCAACAAGGCTTCGTCGCGGGCGCGCACCCTCTCGCAGCGACGGCGTCAAGCCGCGGAGAAGCTGGCCGATGCCGTGGGGCGCGAGCTTGCCCAGCTGGGGATGGGCCGGGCACGCGTGGTCGTCGAGGTGGCGCCCATCGCCACCGGCTCCGCCGAAGCGAGCCTGCAGATCGACGGTGCGCGCCTCACGCGCAGCGGCATCGATCGGGTCGAGTTCCTCATCGCGCCCAACAAAGGCGAAGAGCCGAAACCGATGCGCCGCATCGCCAGCGGCGGCGAGCTCTCACGTGCGCTCCTCGCGATAAAGCGCGTCCTCGCCGAAAAGGGCCCCGCGGGCCTCTACGTCTTCGACGAGGTGGACGCAGGCGTCGGCGGCGCGATCGCCGAAGTCATCGGCCGATCCATCGCCGACGTCGCGCGCCACCGCCAGGTGCTCTGCATCACGCACCTCCCGCAGATTGCGGCACTCGCCGACGGACACCACGTCGTCGGCAAGAGCGAGGTCAAAGGCCGCACCCTCACCACGGTGCGCCCCTTGACCGAAAAGGAGCGCGTGGAGGAGGTGGCCCGCATGATCGGCGGCGTCAAAGTCGGCGAAGCCGCCCGCCGCGCGGCCGAGGAAATGCTCAATACGCGGAAGTAG
- a CDS encoding response regulator → MRILIVEDSDSVSKMIEALVKGRGHLVQTAASGPRALELAITTEPDLVLLDLHLSGSYDGFEVCRRLRADARTEAVPIVIISALDDSESKQRALETGANAYYTKPFSPMALLKEIEGFQSRIG, encoded by the coding sequence ATGCGCATCCTCATCGTGGAAGATTCGGATTCCGTCAGCAAAATGATCGAGGCCCTCGTGAAAGGGCGTGGCCACCTGGTGCAAACGGCGGCTTCCGGCCCGCGTGCGCTCGAATTGGCCATTACCACCGAGCCCGATCTGGTCCTGCTCGATCTACATCTTTCCGGCTCGTACGACGGCTTCGAAGTGTGCCGCCGCCTCCGCGCCGATGCGCGCACGGAGGCGGTTCCCATCGTCATCATCAGCGCCTTGGACGATAGCGAATCGAAACAACGCGCACTCGAAACCGGCGCAAACGCCTATTACACGAAGCCGTTCAGCCCCATGGCGCTGCTCAAAGAGATTGAAGGCTTTCAGTCTCGAATCGGTTAG
- the accC gene encoding acetyl-CoA carboxylase biotin carboxylase subunit — protein sequence MFKRILIANRGEIAIRIMRACREMGIETVAVYSEADERALHVRFADRAVCIGPGPATKSYLHVPAIISAAEITAAEAIHPGYGFLSENAEFARLCKKCGVTFIGPSPEAMRAWGDKVTARSNAVRFGLPLLQGSEVLRDAKHAIAEAQRVGFPVILKASGGGGGRGMRIVRSESEVESAFASARHEAETGFKNPDVYLEKFMERPRHIEFQVLADHHGGVWVLGERECSMQRRHQKVIEEAPSPAMTPEKRAEVGEVIRKAILETGYRSLGTLEFIMDEQGSLSFLEMNTRVQVEHPVTEAITGLDLVQLQIRAAAGEKLDLPDTRTWPLRGHAIECRVNAEDPRTFAPWPGLITEYYPPGGTGVRVDSGVYGGWRVPAHYDSLLAKLIVHAPTRAEAITRMRHALDEFIVGGIRTNIELHKRLLNDREMIEGTMTTRTIERLLAEG from the coding sequence ATGTTCAAGCGCATTCTCATCGCCAACCGCGGCGAAATCGCGATCCGCATCATGCGCGCTTGCCGCGAGATGGGGATCGAAACGGTGGCCGTTTACTCCGAGGCCGACGAGCGCGCACTGCACGTGCGCTTCGCCGATCGCGCGGTGTGCATCGGCCCCGGTCCGGCGACGAAGAGCTACCTGCACGTCCCCGCGATCATCAGCGCCGCAGAGATCACGGCGGCCGAAGCCATTCACCCAGGTTATGGCTTTCTGTCGGAGAATGCCGAGTTCGCGCGCCTCTGCAAGAAGTGCGGCGTGACCTTCATCGGCCCCTCCCCCGAGGCGATGCGCGCGTGGGGCGACAAGGTCACCGCGCGTTCCAACGCGGTACGTTTCGGCCTGCCGCTGCTCCAAGGCAGCGAGGTCTTGCGCGACGCGAAGCATGCGATCGCCGAGGCCCAGCGCGTCGGCTTCCCCGTCATCCTCAAGGCATCGGGCGGTGGCGGCGGGCGCGGCATGCGCATCGTGCGCAGCGAGTCGGAGGTCGAGTCGGCCTTCGCCAGCGCGCGCCACGAAGCCGAGACGGGGTTCAAGAACCCCGACGTGTACCTCGAGAAATTCATGGAGCGGCCGCGCCACATCGAGTTCCAGGTGCTGGCCGATCATCACGGCGGCGTCTGGGTCTTGGGCGAGCGCGAGTGCTCCATGCAGCGCCGCCACCAGAAGGTCATCGAGGAGGCCCCCTCCCCCGCGATGACCCCGGAAAAACGCGCCGAGGTGGGCGAGGTCATTCGCAAGGCCATCCTCGAAACCGGGTACCGTTCGCTGGGCACGCTCGAGTTCATCATGGATGAGCAGGGCAGCCTCTCGTTCCTCGAGATGAACACCCGCGTCCAGGTCGAGCACCCCGTCACCGAGGCCATCACGGGCTTGGACCTCGTGCAGCTGCAGATCCGCGCCGCCGCGGGCGAAAAGCTGGATCTGCCGGATACGCGCACCTGGCCGCTGCGCGGGCACGCCATCGAGTGCCGCGTCAACGCAGAGGATCCGCGCACCTTCGCCCCCTGGCCTGGGCTCATCACCGAGTACTACCCGCCCGGTGGCACCGGCGTGCGGGTCGACTCGGGCGTGTACGGTGGCTGGCGCGTGCCGGCGCACTACGACTCGCTGCTGGCCAAGCTGATCGTGCACGCGCCCACCCGCGCGGAAGCGATCACGCGCATGCGCCACGCCCTCGACGAGTTCATCGTCGGCGGGATCCGCACGAACATCGAGCTGCACAAGCGCCTCCTGAACGATCGCGAGATGATCGAGGGGACGATGACCACGCGGACGATCGAGCGCCTCCTCGCCGAAGGCTGA